In the genome of Mycoplasma nasistruthionis, the window GGTCAAACTATTACAGAAAATGATGCAAATGACGCCACATCATACTCAGTTGAATTTAAAAATGTAAATTATAAATATTTTAATTCTTCAGAAGATTATTCAATTAAAGATATCAATTTCAAAATTGAAGGTAAACAGACTTTAGGTATTATTGGACCAACAGGTTCAGGTAAAAGTACAATTGCTAATTTACTTGTTAATAATATGAAATACACTGAAGGTAATATTTTAATTAACGGCAAAGAAGTTAATCAACTTAATACACAAAACTTACATAAAAATGTTGCTATTGTGTATCAAGAAGCACTTTTATATAGCGGAACTATTAAATCAAACATTTTATTTGCAAATCCTAAAGCATCAAATCAAGATGTTGAAAAAGCACTAAAAGCTTCGTGTGCTTATGACTTTGTTAAAACATTTTCTGATCGTTTAGATCACCCTGTTGTTCAAGGTGGAAAAAACTTATCAGGTGGACAAAAACAACGTCTAAGCATCGCTCGTTCATTACTAAATGATCCTAAATTATTAATTTTAGATGACTCCACAAGTGCTTTAGATAACATCACAACAAAGCAATTAATCAAAAATATTAAAAACGATTACGATTGTACAACAATTATAATTTCACAAAAAATTAACTCAATTAAGCACGCAGATAAAATTCTAGTCATGGTTAATGGTGAAATTCTAGCTCAAGGAACTCACCAAGAACTATTAAAAACTTGCCAATGATATGCAGACATTAACCACAATCAATTAGAACAATAAGGAGCAAAATGAAACAAACAAATCAAGACAAAATTTCAATTTGAGCAACCTTTAAAGTCTTAATGTCATATGTCGTGCAAGAAAAGAAATATTTAATTTTAGGAATTATTTTCTCGGTATTAAATTGTTTATTTTATGTTGCTGGGAGCTTTTTAATCGGACAAATAGTTGTTAAATTTTTCCAACCTTATACTGGTGAAAATGCTTTACCAATCAGTCAATTTAACAACGTGTCATTTGCTGTTTGATTAGTATCACTAACAGTTTTATTCCTACTGTATGGACTTTTTAGATACCTTGAACAAAAATTCTTTGTTCAAGTAGCATTTAATGCAGCTGCTAGATTAAGACAACAATTGATTGAAAAAATATTTAAACTACCAGTTTCGTTTTATGACAATAATAAAACAGGAAACTTAATTTCAGCCTTAATAGTTGACGTAAATAACGTTGCTAATTCACTGTTTCAAATTTTAGGTGAATCAATTAGAAGTATTTTCAATATTATTATTTCGATGCTGTTTTTAATCACAATCTCAGGTCTTTTAAGTTTGATTGTAATTCCTGTTTCGTTATTTATGTTTTTATTAGTATTTTTACTAATTAAAAATCACAACCTTACTTTGTTAGAGTTCAAAATTCATTCGGACAACTTAACGGATTTGTTGAAGAGATGTTAACAAATACCAAAGTAACTAATTCATTTGATAAACAAGATATTATTTTTGAACAACTTCAAACAATTACTTCTAACATTAGAAAAACAGCATACAAAGGTGATGTTATTGCTAAGTCATTTGACACACTTTATTCTCTGATTTCAAACGGAATAATCTTGCTAATTTCAGCCCTTGCAGCATTATTTTTCTTCAAAGGATATAACGCCTTTAGTGTTTTAGGTAATATTACTTTTGATGCTAATAATGTAAATGCAAACTTAATTAATTCAGATGGTTCATTTACGCCAGGTTTAATAGTTATGTTTATTGCTGTTAACTGAAACTTCATGGGGCCGTTTCAAAACTTACTGTCTACAACGTTTTCAGCTCAAGTCGGAATTGCTTCAACATCAAGAATTTTCAAATTAATGCAAGAAAAACTACCAAATACTGATCATGAAACAATTGAGATCAACACCATTAAAGGCGAAATAGAATTTGACCAAGTTTACTTTAAGTACAATGAGCAAGGCTTAGAATATCAACTTAAAGCAGCTTCATTTAAAGCTAAGCCAGGTCAAGTAGTTGCTATTGTCGGCCCAACTGGTGCTGGAAAAACAACAATAATTTCCTTATTAAGTAAATACTATAACTACCAAAAAGGGTCAATTAAAATCGACTCACAAGAATTAAGAAACATTTCAACAAAATCACTACGTGATAATATGACTTTAGTACTTCAAGACTCATTCCTGTTCAATGAAAGTATTTTGGATAATTTAAAACTAATGAATCCAAAAGCAACTAAGGAACAAATTATCGAAGCTTCTAAATTAACCAACGCTCATCACTTTATTATGAACTTGCCAAACGGTTATGACACAATAATTGAAAACAATGGTGCCAATATATCACAAGGACAAAAACAACTTTTATCACTTACAAGAGCTATTTTAAGTAATAAAAGTTTATTAATCCTTGATGAAGCTACTTCAAACATTGATTCAAATACAGAACAAATTGTTCAAAAAGCAATGTTAGAGTTAATGAAAGACAAAACTTCATTTGTTATTGCTCACCGTTTAAGCACAATCAAAAATGCAGATGTTATTTTAGTTGTTGATAATGGTTTAATTATAGAAAGCGGAAACCATGCTTCGCTTTTAGCTAAAAAAGGTTTCTACTATAATTTATACACATCACAATTTGATTTTTAATTTCAAAACTCGCTATCACAAAGCGAGTTTTTTAATTCACAAAATTAACAAAAAATATGAGAAAAACAGGAACGAAAAGATAAATTTGTTTTATCTTAAACGAACCACAAAAATAAACTTTAAAATTAAATTATTAATAAAATAAAAAACAAAACAAAATTAGCGACACAAAATTAAAAAGGCAAGTTTCTTGCCTTCTTTGTTGTCTTATACAACGGAGAATAATGACGAAAAACAAAATTAAAAATTTATTAATTTTGTTATGCACAGCTACTGTAGCTGTGCCTGTTAGTTTATCAGCATCATGCGAAATGCCACGAAAACTATCAATTAACAAAATTAATAAAGATAAAGACAAAAAAGAACCAACTGAAACACCGACCCCAACAGTTGAAAACCCAACACCAGACAAAGGAAAGGTAAAACAACCAGTTTTAGAAGTTCCGAAAACACCAGTTGTTTCATTGCAAGAATTTCTAAAGTCATCAATTTCAAAATTAGCACTGTCAGTGCCTGAAATTGGAAACACAAATGTTTTAGATGTCAACGAAGATCAAATTAATGTTACTTATCCTGAAAATCTAGGTCTAAAAGTAGCGAGAAAAGAAATTATTAAACGTGATTATATCAATGACACTATTACAGTTAATTTAGAACTTTCAAAAAACAATGAAAGAATAATGCATCCTTTTGAAATTTCTGGTTTTGGTAAATCAGCGGTAAAATTTGATGATCTGAAAAGTACATTTAGTGAGAAAGACTTATTTTTTACACCTGATTATTCAAATTATTCAATCAAACAACTACAAAGAATCAACTTTAATAATGATTGAAAATTTAAATATGCTGGAACTAGCGATATAAAAAACGTTCAATATGATGATAGCCAAATGAAAAGATTGAATTTACCACACGATTGATCTATTCATTTTGATTTTTCACCGCACATTTCTAACGAATGAGGAGCATTGGAAGGTGGAAGCGGTTGATATCGTAAAAGTTTCGATGTACCAGAAACTTGAAGAGATAAAGATTTAGCAATTCACTTTGAAGGAGTTTATCGTAATGCTTTCATTTATTTAAATGGAACATTAATAGGTAATTATCCTTCAGGTTATCAACCTTTTACATTTAAACTTAATCCTGATTTAATCAATTATGGTGGAAAAAACATTCTTGCAGTTAAGTCAGATAATCCACAAAATTCATCACGTTGATATTCTGGTTCAGGAATATATAGAGATGTTTTTTTAGAAGCTTACAACAAAGTAAGAATGGTAAGAGATGGTGGAATTGTTATTACAACACCAAAATTAAAAGAACAAAAAGACACCTTGGTTGATACTAATGTAAAATATACTATTCAAAATAATAGTAACCAAGCCACAAACGTAAAAATTAAACAAACTCTTTATGATAAAACAACTAATGAAGTTGTTTATACAAATACATCTGAATCTATTCAATTAGATGCTAATTCAACAAAAATGATGGATTTAAACTTCCAAGTCAATGCACCTAAATTGTGAGATGATATCAACCCTAATCTTTATGTCCTAAAAACAGAAATATTAGATGCTACAAATGATGAATTAATTTCAGAAGAAAATACCAGATTTGGTTATAGATTTTTCGAATGAACAACAAATGATGGATTTTCAATCAACGGTCGTTGAACCAAATTGAAAGGTGTTTCAATGCACCATGATCAAGGGGCTTTAGGTGCTGTTGCATCATTTGATGCAATTTATCGTCAAATGAAGTCGATGAAAGATATGGGTGTAAATGCAATTAGATCAACCCATAATCCAGCAGATTGACAATTGATTGAAATCTGTGAAGACTTAGGTCTATTGTTAATCAATGAAGCATTTGACACATGATATTCAAAAAGTAAAAAACCCCTTGATTACAATTTATTTTTTGAAGAAGTATCAACACATCCTGATGCAAAACAAGGTGATACATGAGCAAAATTTGATATTCAGAGCATGGTAAAACAAAGTATCAATTCACCTGCTATTTTTGCTTGATCAATAGGTAATGAAATCTTTGAAGCTTTAGAGCAAAAAGGTGTAACGACAACTCAAAACTTAGTTAAATGAATTAAAGAAATTGATTCAACTCGTTATGTGACTTGAGGAAATGATAAATATCGCTTTGGAGATTATAGAACAGTAAACGAAGCATCAAGTGCATTAGATGCTGTAGGTTTTAACTATTCAGAAAAAGAAACGGAACGTTATAAAAACAATTATCCAAATTGAAGAATTTATGGTTCTGAAACTTCATCAGCACTAAGATCAAGAGGAGTTTACTTCAGACCTGATTTATATGATAATGGTTCAGAATCAAACTCAGTCTATGGGAAACAATTATCTGACTATGGAAACAACAGGGTTGGATGAGGAAAAACTGCAACCGATTCATGAGTGTTTGATAGAGATCACAAATATTATGCTGGACAATTTATTTGAACCGGATGAGACTATATTGGTGAACCAACACCATGAAACCAAAGAGGTGGTGCTGATAATCCAAAAAGTTCATACTTCGGAATTGTTGATACAGCAGGATTCCCTAAAAATGATTACTATTTATACCAATCTCAATGATTAGATGTTAATAAAAAACCTATGGTTCACATTCTTCCACATTGAACATGAGATCAAAAGAAATACAAAGATTTAATTACTGATTCAAATGGCAATATTGAAGTAAGAGTATTTTCAAATGCTTCTAAAGTGGAATTATTTATAGATGATAAAAGTTTAGGTGAAAAAGAATTTGTTGAAAAAACAACTAACTATGGTTATAAATATCAAGAAGGTGCTAATTCTAAAGAGTTATATTTAAAATGGCAAGTTAAATATAAACCAGGAACTTTAAAGGCTGTAGCAAAAGATAAATCAGGCAACATTATTGCAACTGATATTATAAAAAGTGCAAAAACACCAGTTAAAGTTAAGTTAATTCCTGAAAAAACAGTAATTAAAGCTGATGGAAAATCACTAAGCTATATTCAAGTCATTACACAAGACGTTGATGGAGTGGAATATCCATGATCAAACAACTTAATCCACTTTGATATTAAAGGCGCTGGACGTATAGTTGGTGTTGATAATGGAGATGCAAATTCACGCGAAAGATATAAAGAACAAGAAAATGGTAAATGACAAAGAAAACTGTTTAGTGGTAAAGCAATTGTTATTATTGAATCAAATTTAACTGAAGGTCCAATTACAATTTCAGCTTCATCAAGTGGGTTGCAATCTGATCAAACAACAATTTATTCAATTAAGAACATCAATCCAGATTCTAAAAACATCAAATATGTTCAACTTGAAAATTACAATGGATTTACTAACTCTGAATTAAATCTACCAACAGAAATTACAGTGATTTTAGAAAATGGTACAGAAGCTAAAAAAACTATTACTTGAAACACTGAAAATGTTAATTTGGCGCAAGCTGGAGAATATCAAATTTCATTTAGTTTAGATAATAAAACTTATAAAACTTTATTATCACTGAAAGACTTTGGATCATCATTTAAAGTTCCTGATTATTTCTTTACAGTTTCTGAACAACAATTAAACAATGAAACTGAACTTAACAGTTTATTACCAACTCATGTTAATGCAACTGACGGAATTAATGCCGAATTCCTAGAAAGCGCTTGAGAAACAACTTACAGGATTTTAAACAACAACAAGAAAGAGGTTTTAGGTAAATTAAAAAAATACCCAGAAATCAAATTTAAAGCAACATTTATCAGCAAACCAAAAGGTTCAATTATTGACCTTAACACAAACACTTTACCAACAGGAACAACAGTTGTTGCATCATATGCAAGTGCTGGAGATCAAGCAAATAATGTTTTAACAAACCACCCAAATCATGATCGCAGATGAACTAACTGAACGCAAAACAATACAGCAACCACACAACAAGATACTTTAACATTTACCTTACCAGCAAAACAATTAATTTCTGCAGTTGGATTTAATTTATTCAAAGATTTAAACACAAATCAAGAAGGGCCTTTAGAGGTGCTTGTTTCAACTTCGGAAGACGGCAATAGTTTTACCGAAGTTTCAAACCAAAACAAAAAAACAGATTTCAAAGCTGAAGAATCAAAAGAACACATAATTAGATTTGATGAAGTAAATACTAAATTTATTAGATTAACAATTAAAAACAGAGAAAAAAACACTAATAATGGTCAAAAGCAATACTGAGTTAATGGTTTATTAAGATTTAGAACATTTAGCAAAACAAATTCATTATTAAAAGAAACCGACAATAAATTAACAAAAATTTATGCTAATGGCAGTTTAATTAATGGGTTTAATCCAGATAAAAATACATACGATATAAAAGTTGAATCAACACAAAGTTGACCTGAATTAACTTTTGCTGTTGATTCATCAACCGGAGCTCAATATTCAGTAGTATCAACAGAAAAAGACAATAAGAAAATTTACACAATCTTTGTTTATGCCGAAGATGGTTCAGTTAATAAATACTTTGTTAACTTAATCAAAGAATATTCAACCATTAAAAGTGTTGATTTAAAATCTTACTTTATCCCAGTAGGAATGGCTCAAAAACCTGAATTAACCATTAATTTAGAAAACGATATTAAATTAGATATTTCTGAAGTATCTAATTTAAGAATTGTTGCTGAAAATAATGAAAAAATAAATCACATCAGTTTTTACAACAATTACCTTTTAGCCCATTCATTAGGTACTGAACGAATTAAGTTCATGTTTGAATATAAAGAAAAAACTTACGAATCTAATTATCAAGATTACAAAGTAATTGAAAACATCTTAAATCCACAAATTTTAAATGTTTCTCCTATTATTCTAAACACTGAAATTAATCAACCGATTGATTTACCTGACAAATTGAATGTTAGATATGACAATGAAGATTTTGACAGAACTTATGATATCTTATGAGAGTATCCAAGTGTCGAATTTGATCAACCAGGAGTTTATTCAATTCACGGAACTTTAGCTTCTAATAATACTGATATTTTTGCCACAATTAATGTTAAAGGCTTATCATATGTAAATGATTTATATTTAAATGCTGTAACTGATTTTAAACCACTTTTACCAACAACAGTCACAGGATTTAATAACTTCAACGAACCAATGGAAGTGGAAGTTGTTTGAGATAGTATTGACTCATTAGATTTTTCACATTCAGGAATAACACATACAGTTAACGGAAAAGTCAAAAATACCGAACTTTCAATAAAAGCCTTTATTACTGTTTCAACAAAACGCGATGAATTTAATATTTCAAAACAAGCCACAGGATTTGATTACCCAGCTGCCTTTTCTGGATTTAGTAATGACAGAAACGGAAACAGAGACTTTGTTGGCAATTTAAACGATGGAATTGATAATAAATGAACTGATTGAAATCCTTCAAAAAGAGTTAATGAAAACTATGTTGGAGTATTATTTGCTCGGGGTGGTTTAATCGGGGCTGAATCATTTAATAATTTAACAATTAAATTTGGTTCAGATAATGCTTCAAATAAACCAAAAGCATATCAAATCCAATATCTAAAAGTAAAACCTACTGAAATACCTTCTGCAGGTCAATTACCTCATTTATTCGAAACAAACTCAATCTTAAACGATGAAAATGCTTGAACAAATGTTGAAATGTTAAACAGCCCTAATATGAATGCTTTAACGCCAGGAATGAGTGAAGATATCACATTTAGATTTAAACCTGTCACAGGTTATGCTATTAGAATTAAAATGACACACCAAGATGGACATGGTGGTTTAGGTATCTTGATTAAAGAATTAACTGTTAACAGCCCTATTCCAAACGTTGCAAGTGACTTTACAGTAAATAGTATTAAGGTTGATAACCAAGCAATAGAAAACTTTGAAACCAATAAGT includes:
- a CDS encoding ABC transporter transmembrane domain-containing protein, coding for MKQTNQDKISIWATFKVLMSYVVQEKKYLILGIIFSVLNCLFYVAGSFLIGQIVVKFFQPYTGENALPISQFNNVSFAVWLVSLTVLFLLYGLFRYLEQKFFVQVAFNAAARLRQQLIEKIFKLPVSFYDNNKTGNLISALIVDVNNVANSLFQILGESIRSIFNIIISMLFLITISGLLSLIVIPVSLFMFLLVFLLIKNHNLTLLEFKIHSDNLTDLLKRC
- a CDS encoding ABC transporter ATP-binding protein, with translation MLTNTKVTNSFDKQDIIFEQLQTITSNIRKTAYKGDVIAKSFDTLYSLISNGIILLISALAALFFFKGYNAFSVLGNITFDANNVNANLINSDGSFTPGLIVMFIAVNWNFMGPFQNLLSTTFSAQVGIASTSRIFKLMQEKLPNTDHETIEINTIKGEIEFDQVYFKYNEQGLEYQLKAASFKAKPGQVVAIVGPTGAGKTTIISLLSKYYNYQKGSIKIDSQELRNISTKSLRDNMTLVLQDSFLFNESILDNLKLMNPKATKEQIIEASKLTNAHHFIMNLPNGYDTIIENNGANISQGQKQLLSLTRAILSNKSLLILDEATSNIDSNTEQIVQKAMLELMKDKTSFVIAHRLSTIKNADVILVVDNGLIIESGNHASLLAKKGFYYNLYTSQFDF
- a CDS encoding glycoside hydrolase family 2 TIM barrel-domain containing protein, with the protein product MTKNKIKNLLILLCTATVAVPVSLSASCEMPRKLSINKINKDKDKKEPTETPTPTVENPTPDKGKVKQPVLEVPKTPVVSLQEFLKSSISKLALSVPEIGNTNVLDVNEDQINVTYPENLGLKVARKEIIKRDYINDTITVNLELSKNNERIMHPFEISGFGKSAVKFDDLKSTFSEKDLFFTPDYSNYSIKQLQRINFNNDWKFKYAGTSDIKNVQYDDSQMKRLNLPHDWSIHFDFSPHISNEWGALEGGSGWYRKSFDVPETWRDKDLAIHFEGVYRNAFIYLNGTLIGNYPSGYQPFTFKLNPDLINYGGKNILAVKSDNPQNSSRWYSGSGIYRDVFLEAYNKVRMVRDGGIVITTPKLKEQKDTLVDTNVKYTIQNNSNQATNVKIKQTLYDKTTNEVVYTNTSESIQLDANSTKMMDLNFQVNAPKLWDDINPNLYVLKTEILDATNDELISEENTRFGYRFFEWTTNDGFSINGRWTKLKGVSMHHDQGALGAVASFDAIYRQMKSMKDMGVNAIRSTHNPADWQLIEICEDLGLLLINEAFDTWYSKSKKPLDYNLFFEEVSTHPDAKQGDTWAKFDIQSMVKQSINSPAIFAWSIGNEIFEALEQKGVTTTQNLVKWIKEIDSTRYVTWGNDKYRFGDYRTVNEASSALDAVGFNYSEKETERYKNNYPNWRIYGSETSSALRSRGVYFRPDLYDNGSESNSVYGKQLSDYGNNRVGWGKTATDSWVFDRDHKYYAGQFIWTGWDYIGEPTPWNQRGGADNPKSSYFGIVDTAGFPKNDYYLYQSQWLDVNKKPMVHILPHWTWDQKKYKDLITDSNGNIEVRVFSNASKVELFIDDKSLGEKEFVEKTTNYGYKYQEGANSKELYLKWQVKYKPGTLKAVAKDKSGNIIATDIIKSAKTPVKVKLIPEKTVIKADGKSLSYIQVITQDVDGVEYPWSNNLIHFDIKGAGRIVGVDNGDANSRERYKEQENGKWQRKLFSGKAIVIIESNLTEGPITISASSSGLQSDQTTIYSIKNINPDSKNIKYVQLENYNGFTNSELNLPTEITVILENGTEAKKTITWNTENVNLAQAGEYQISFSLDNKTYKTLLSLKDFGSSFKVPDYFFTVSEQQLNNETELNSLLPTHVNATDGINAEFLESAWETTYRILNNNKKEVLGKLKKYPEIKFKATFISKPKGSIIDLNTNTLPTGTTVVASYASAGDQANNVLTNHPNHDRRWTNWTQNNTATTQQDTLTFTLPAKQLISAVGFNLFKDLNTNQEGPLEVLVSTSEDGNSFTEVSNQNKKTDFKAEESKEHIIRFDEVNTKFIRLTIKNREKNTNNGQKQYWVNGLLRFRTFSKTNSLLKETDNKLTKIYANGSLINGFNPDKNTYDIKVESTQSWPELTFAVDSSTGAQYSVVSTEKDNKKIYTIFVYAEDGSVNKYFVNLIKEYSTIKSVDLKSYFIPVGMAQKPELTINLENDIKLDISEVSNLRIVAENNEKINHISFYNNYLLAHSLGTERIKFMFEYKEKTYESNYQDYKVIENILNPQILNVSPIILNTEINQPIDLPDKLNVRYDNEDFDRTYDILWEYPSVEFDQPGVYSIHGTLASNNTDIFATINVKGLSYVNDLYLNAVTDFKPLLPTTVTGFNNFNEPMEVEVVWDSIDSLDFSHSGITHTVNGKVKNTELSIKAFITVSTKRDEFNISKQATGFDYPAAFSGFSNDRNGNRDFVGNLNDGIDNKWTDWNPSKRVNENYVGVLFARGGLIGAESFNNLTIKFGSDNASNKPKAYQIQYLKVKPTEIPSAGQLPHLFETNSILNDENAWTNVEMLNSPNMNALTPGMSEDITFRFKPVTGYAIRIKMTHQDGHGGLGILIKELTVNSPIPNVASDFTVNSIKVDNQAIENFETNKFEYDLTLKQRQLPEIMFETNGSVKVSKTLNGNKLIYTVSSQDNSKVQKYTFNLYYGNKEVKSMLIEQLKEQLPKLFALDPNKNLLLYSRGQSLIREINYIVNDIFTHQNELNLVLQEVKEVLQ